A stretch of Mesorhizobium sp. M2A.F.Ca.ET.046.03.2.1 DNA encodes these proteins:
- a CDS encoding CsbD family protein: MDWNRVEGNWKQVKGKVKEQWGKLTDDDLDRIAGKRDQLEGKIQERYGIEKDRVRRDIDDWYGRQGW, translated from the coding sequence ATGGATTGGAACCGCGTCGAAGGCAATTGGAAGCAGGTGAAGGGCAAGGTCAAGGAACAGTGGGGCAAGCTCACCGACGACGATCTCGATCGCATCGCCGGAAAGCGCGACCAGCTCGAAGGCAAGATCCAGGAACGCTACGGCATCGAGAAGGATCGCGTGCGCCGCGACATCGATGACTGGTACGGCCGCCAAGGCTGGTGA
- a CDS encoding SDR family oxidoreductase gives MPTSSRTKSDAAQKPITGEKSVAREKSVTGEKPDTAKAARRQRSIQRQVDATDRSKPKPKASGAMQAGARRYPVPPFPKQHHPKPGEEWAIEPAPLYEAPFWQGSGKLKDKVALITGGDSGIGRAVAVLFAREGADVAIVYLSEDRDAKATKQAVEAEGRRCITLRGDVAKRAFCRKAVAETVKAFGKLDVLVNNAAFQVHSADFADLTEKHFDTTLKTNLYGYFHMAQEAVPQMKPGSAIINTGSVTGIEGSKELVDYSMTKGGIHAFTRALSGNLIAKGIRVNAVAPGPVWTPLNPSEKQAEDVSQFGAKTPMKRPAQPEEIAPAYVFLASPQCSSYITGEILPIIGGY, from the coding sequence ATGCCGACCAGCAGCCGAACGAAATCAGACGCAGCCCAAAAACCAATCACCGGGGAGAAATCAGTCGCCAGGGAGAAATCAGTCACCGGGGAGAAACCTGACACCGCCAAGGCCGCGCGCAGGCAGCGCAGCATCCAGCGTCAGGTCGATGCCACCGATCGCAGCAAGCCGAAGCCGAAAGCCTCGGGCGCCATGCAGGCCGGCGCGCGCCGCTACCCCGTGCCGCCTTTCCCGAAGCAGCATCATCCCAAGCCCGGCGAGGAATGGGCGATCGAGCCGGCGCCGCTCTATGAGGCGCCGTTCTGGCAAGGATCCGGCAAGCTCAAGGACAAGGTCGCGCTCATCACTGGCGGCGACTCCGGCATCGGCCGCGCGGTGGCCGTGCTGTTCGCGCGCGAAGGCGCCGATGTCGCCATCGTCTATCTCAGCGAGGACCGCGATGCCAAGGCGACGAAGCAGGCGGTCGAGGCCGAGGGCAGGCGTTGCATCACCCTGCGCGGCGACGTCGCCAAACGCGCCTTCTGCCGCAAGGCGGTGGCCGAGACGGTCAAGGCCTTCGGCAAGCTCGACGTGCTCGTCAACAACGCGGCCTTCCAGGTTCATTCGGCCGACTTCGCCGATCTCACCGAAAAGCATTTCGACACCACGCTGAAGACCAATCTCTACGGTTATTTCCACATGGCGCAGGAGGCCGTGCCGCAGATGAAACCGGGCTCGGCGATCATCAACACCGGTTCCGTCACCGGTATCGAAGGCTCGAAGGAATTGGTCGATTACTCGATGACCAAGGGCGGTATCCACGCCTTCACGCGCGCGCTCTCCGGCAACCTGATCGCCAAGGGCATACGGGTCAACGCGGTCGCGCCCGGTCCGGTCTGGACGCCGCTCAACCCGTCGGAAAAGCAGGCGGAGGATGTTTCGCAGTTCGGCGCCAAGACGCCGATGAAGCGGCCCGCTCAGCCGGAGGAGATCGCGCCGGCCTATGTGTTCCTGGCCTCGCCGCAATGCTCCAGCTACATCACCGGCGAGATCCTGCCGATCATCGGGGGCTACTGA
- a CDS encoding DoxX family protein — METQSTWQTAAILIARLIFAAMFAMGVAFKLMDMGATAGYIAAAGFPFPLFLAWCAAILETLLVIAFLTGAYLSPLALIGAVYVVFLGFAFHGPSHWPGNQAEFGAFMSHFPFAAGLLYAAAHGPGTVLALRHGWPGRA, encoded by the coding sequence GTGGAAACCCAATCGACCTGGCAGACCGCCGCCATTCTCATCGCTCGCCTGATCTTCGCTGCTATGTTCGCGATGGGCGTCGCCTTCAAGCTGATGGATATGGGCGCCACCGCCGGCTACATCGCCGCCGCCGGCTTCCCGTTCCCGCTGTTCCTGGCCTGGTGCGCGGCGATCCTCGAGACGCTGCTGGTGATCGCTTTCCTTACCGGCGCTTATCTGTCGCCGTTGGCGCTGATCGGCGCGGTCTATGTCGTCTTCCTCGGCTTTGCCTTCCACGGCCCGTCGCACTGGCCCGGAAACCAGGCCGAGTTCGGCGCCTTCATGTCGCACTTCCCCTTCGCCGCCGGCCTGCTCTACGCCGCGGCGCACGGCCCGGGCACTGTGCTGGCCCTGCGCCACGGCTGGCCGGGGAGGGCATGA
- a CDS encoding tryptophan 2,3-dioxygenase family protein, with the protein MDKTDYHARIEAPEMRDYGVYLKCDQLLACQKPLAEMVNADELQFQIVHQVEELWMKLIAYTLVDVLDYLEKQDTHRIVTLMGRVHRLMRMMTAQLDLLETMSPKEYQQIRLQLGNGSGQESPGFKFLLRLPPDLWRAFRHAYLDGRGLTVADIYDEHYDHGDAYVVAEALIEFDELFQKFRANHLYLIHRSIGLGSKSLKGRPVEMLEGGARHRFFPELWDIRCDMTDRWGAEYGTVRDSISHPAQVKAG; encoded by the coding sequence ATGGACAAGACGGACTATCACGCCCGGATCGAGGCGCCCGAGATGCGCGACTACGGCGTATATCTGAAATGCGACCAGCTGCTCGCCTGCCAGAAGCCGCTGGCCGAGATGGTCAACGCCGACGAATTGCAGTTCCAGATCGTGCACCAGGTCGAGGAGCTGTGGATGAAGCTCATCGCCTACACGCTGGTCGATGTGCTCGACTACCTGGAGAAACAGGACACCCATCGCATCGTCACGCTGATGGGCCGCGTGCACCGGCTGATGCGTATGATGACGGCGCAGCTCGATCTGCTGGAGACCATGTCGCCCAAGGAGTATCAGCAGATCCGCCTGCAGCTCGGCAATGGCAGCGGCCAGGAATCGCCCGGCTTCAAGTTCCTGCTGCGCCTGCCGCCGGACCTTTGGCGGGCCTTCAGGCATGCCTATCTCGATGGCCGCGGGCTGACCGTGGCGGATATCTATGACGAGCATTACGACCACGGCGACGCCTATGTCGTGGCCGAGGCGCTGATCGAGTTCGACGAGCTGTTCCAGAAATTTCGCGCCAACCACCTCTATCTGATCCACCGCTCGATCGGGCTGGGCTCGAAGTCGCTGAAGGGCCGCCCGGTGGAGATGCTGGAAGGCGGCGCCCGCCACCGCTTCTTCCCCGAGCTGTGGGATATCCGTTGCGACATGACCGACCGCTGGGGCGCCGAATACGGCACCGTGCGGGACTCGATCAGCCATCCGGCGCAGGTGAAGGCCGGCTGA
- a CDS encoding Lrp/AsnC family transcriptional regulator: MLDALDRKIVAALERDARISFGELAEEVGLSKTPCWKRVKALEEAGVIRGYSTRIDPARIGFGIEAFIQVSIDFEVSDAFEAAVKTHPLIRRCYATTGEADYLLQIVTVDMMALDRMLREELSRLPGVRRTVTSMAMREIKGDISFAEAAARALRG, translated from the coding sequence GTGCTGGATGCCCTGGACCGCAAAATAGTCGCCGCGCTCGAGCGCGATGCGCGGATCTCCTTCGGCGAGCTGGCAGAGGAGGTCGGCTTGAGCAAGACGCCGTGCTGGAAGCGCGTGAAGGCGCTGGAAGAGGCAGGCGTCATCCGTGGATATTCGACCCGCATCGACCCGGCCAGGATCGGCTTCGGCATCGAGGCCTTCATCCAGGTGTCGATCGACTTCGAGGTGTCCGACGCCTTCGAGGCGGCGGTGAAGACGCACCCGCTGATCCGCCGCTGCTACGCCACCACGGGCGAAGCCGACTATCTCCTGCAGATCGTTACCGTCGATATGATGGCGCTCGACCGCATGCTGCGCGAGGAGCTCAGCCGCCTGCCCGGCGTGCGCCGCACGGTGACCTCGATGGCGATGCGCGAGATCAAGGGCGACATCTCCTTTGCCGAGGCGGCGGCGCGTGCGCTGAGGGGATAA
- a CDS encoding NAD(P)H-dependent oxidoreductase, whose product MKVNVVYAHPAQDSYVASLHRRVLGVLKARGDEVVDFDLYAMKFDPVMQVEELKGHAGPSPAPAELRVYIDTLQWAEACVFCFPTWWSGMPAVLKGYFDRVWRPGVAFDLPTDGGTIKPALLNIRRMGVVTTFGSPWWYTRLYMQDPGRKVLLRGLKSMCGRTEKHLYLAKYSVESISNEEREKFARKVEQRFERF is encoded by the coding sequence ATGAAGGTCAATGTCGTCTACGCGCATCCGGCGCAGGACAGCTACGTGGCCTCGCTTCACAGGCGTGTCTTGGGGGTCCTCAAGGCCAGGGGCGACGAGGTCGTCGACTTCGATCTTTATGCCATGAAATTCGATCCCGTGATGCAGGTCGAGGAATTGAAGGGGCACGCCGGTCCATCGCCAGCACCTGCGGAGCTGCGGGTCTATATCGACACGTTGCAGTGGGCCGAGGCGTGCGTGTTCTGCTTCCCGACCTGGTGGTCGGGCATGCCTGCTGTGCTCAAGGGATATTTCGACCGCGTGTGGCGGCCGGGGGTCGCGTTCGACCTGCCGACGGATGGCGGCACGATCAAGCCGGCGCTTTTGAATATTCGCCGTATGGGCGTCGTCACCACCTTCGGCTCGCCCTGGTGGTACACCAGGCTCTACATGCAGGACCCGGGCAGGAAGGTGCTTTTGCGCGGCTTGAAATCCATGTGCGGACGCACGGAGAAGCACCTCTATCTGGCGAAATACTCGGTGGAAAGCATCTCCAACGAGGAACGGGAAAAGTTCGCCCGCAAGGTGGAGCAGCGCTTCGAGCGTTTTTGA
- a CDS encoding HWE histidine kinase domain-containing protein: MDLEDLYRILRTGHVQAQGIVDTVPDPMLVLDSALTVQSANRAFFRTFGVERYDTIGQHLYDLGNGQWDIPELRHLLAEVIPKSSAVIDYKVTHEFPHIGRKVMLLTARTVFNPDNVSHLMLLSIVDITDRSRKEAEFEAVFGELRHRLKNLLGLVRALANQTKTEGVSAEEYRSAFLGRLQAVVDANDLAFSDHGEDGLEALVARATKPFKTAPETIIIEPGPSVTLASKEITSLSLLLHELATNAVKYGVVSSGWDGSNSMGGRAGRSSIAAPVLARERGPACTQAHLDRVRNPAHSIRNRLQSRWQGGTELSNRRFRSRDSRPTRKGRSPRLMAGAKDHPDRRR; the protein is encoded by the coding sequence ATGGATTTGGAAGACCTCTACCGGATTCTGCGGACAGGTCACGTGCAGGCCCAAGGCATTGTCGACACTGTTCCCGATCCCATGCTGGTGCTGGACTCCGCCCTGACAGTCCAGAGCGCCAACCGCGCCTTCTTCAGAACATTCGGGGTCGAGCGTTACGACACGATCGGACAGCACCTGTACGACCTCGGCAACGGTCAATGGGATATCCCCGAGCTGCGTCATCTCCTTGCAGAGGTGATCCCGAAAAGCTCGGCGGTGATCGATTACAAGGTGACGCATGAGTTCCCGCATATCGGGAGAAAAGTCATGCTTCTTACAGCGCGCACCGTGTTCAATCCGGACAATGTCAGCCACCTCATGTTGCTGTCGATCGTCGACATTACGGACAGAAGCCGGAAAGAAGCGGAGTTCGAAGCGGTCTTTGGAGAATTGCGCCACCGGCTCAAGAACCTGCTCGGGCTCGTGCGGGCGCTGGCCAACCAAACGAAGACGGAAGGCGTTTCGGCAGAGGAATATCGTAGCGCGTTCCTCGGCCGGCTGCAGGCCGTTGTGGATGCAAATGACCTGGCATTCAGCGATCATGGTGAAGATGGTCTCGAAGCCTTGGTGGCGCGCGCGACGAAACCCTTCAAGACCGCTCCGGAGACGATCATCATCGAGCCCGGCCCGTCAGTGACGTTGGCTTCGAAGGAGATAACGTCGCTAAGCCTTCTGCTGCACGAACTGGCAACCAACGCCGTCAAGTACGGCGTTGTCAGCTCGGGCTGGGACGGTTCGAATTCGATGGGAGGTCGAGCAGGGCGATCATCCATTGCTGCGCCTGTCCTGGCGCGAGAGCGGGGGCCCGCCTGTACGCAAGCCCACCTCGACAGGGTACGGAACCCAGCTCATTCAATTCGCAATCGCCTACAATCTCGGTGGCAAGGTGGAACAGAATTATCGAACCGAAGGTTTCGAAGCAGAGATAGTCGTCCCACTCGAAAGGGCCGCTCGCCCAGATTGATGGCCGGTGCAAAAGACCATCCTGATCGTCGAAGATGA
- a CDS encoding SPW repeat protein, giving the protein MAMMETRKSLDWITLVLAICLFISPWVIGFTAAMVPAWNAWIVGVLLGALALASLSVFAEWEEWVSAVLGLWLIVSPWLLGFAADTNVMTTHVVLGVLVVVASAWAVWDFRHPHAHA; this is encoded by the coding sequence ATGGCAATGATGGAAACAAGAAAGAGCCTGGACTGGATTACTCTGGTCCTCGCGATCTGCCTCTTCATCTCACCCTGGGTTATCGGATTCACCGCGGCGATGGTGCCCGCGTGGAACGCCTGGATCGTCGGCGTTCTGCTCGGCGCGCTGGCGCTGGCGTCGCTTTCGGTGTTCGCCGAGTGGGAAGAATGGGTCAGCGCGGTCCTCGGGCTCTGGCTGATCGTGTCGCCCTGGCTCCTGGGCTTTGCGGCTGACACGAATGTCATGACCACGCATGTCGTCCTCGGCGTGCTGGTGGTCGTGGCATCGGCCTGGGCCGTCTGGGACTTCCGTCATCCTCACGCGCATGCGTGA
- a CDS encoding response regulator, protein MDLKVMLERLGWRVLGPVARVAHALRLLEDELPTVALLDVNLGDHLVTPVAEALRGRGVPFAVASAYDKPELFGGAVLVGVPNVGKPTSEWSLLEVLPKLSPP, encoded by the coding sequence ATGGATCTTAAAGTCATGCTCGAGCGCCTGGGATGGCGGGTCCTGGGACCGGTCGCCAGAGTCGCGCACGCGCTCCGCCTGCTGGAAGACGAACTGCCGACGGTGGCCTTGCTCGACGTGAATTTAGGCGACCATCTCGTCACGCCGGTAGCCGAGGCCTTGCGCGGCCGCGGTGTGCCATTCGCGGTGGCGAGCGCTTATGACAAGCCGGAACTCTTCGGCGGGGCCGTCCTGGTGGGGGTACCCAATGTAGGCAAACCGACATCGGAGTGGAGCCTCCTGGAGGTTCTGCCGAAGCTCTCGCCGCCCTGA
- a CDS encoding DUF982 domain-containing protein, with product MSRFLPLTIRFVSGGTMVVTTVAEAKKALAGTWKNKEAPDYLKAARLVDDAIAGTCRPAVAFAAFKKAAAQQGLLKEAAPSAALTMLDELWSRSKVPPS from the coding sequence ATGAGCCGTTTCCTCCCCCTCACCATCCGCTTCGTCAGCGGCGGCACGATGGTGGTCACCACGGTGGCCGAGGCCAAGAAGGCGCTCGCCGGGACCTGGAAGAACAAGGAAGCGCCGGACTATCTCAAGGCGGCGCGGCTGGTGGACGATGCGATCGCGGGCACCTGCCGGCCGGCCGTCGCCTTTGCCGCCTTCAAGAAGGCCGCCGCGCAGCAGGGGCTGCTGAAGGAGGCCGCGCCGAGCGCCGCGCTCACCATGCTGGACGAGTTGTGGTCGCGCTCCAAGGTCCCGCCAAGCTAA
- a CDS encoding cold-shock protein has protein sequence MTTGTVKFFNSTKGFGFIEQGGGQPDVFVHISAVERAGLRSLVEGQKVSFDVVKDARSGKSAAENLQAS, from the coding sequence ATGACTACTGGAACGGTGAAGTTTTTCAATTCTACCAAGGGTTTCGGCTTTATCGAGCAGGGCGGCGGTCAGCCGGACGTGTTCGTTCACATCTCGGCCGTCGAGCGCGCAGGGCTGCGTTCCCTCGTCGAAGGCCAGAAGGTCAGCTTCGACGTCGTGAAGGATGCCCGCAGCGGCAAAAGCGCGGCCGAGAATCTGCAAGCCTCCTGA
- a CDS encoding YihY/virulence factor BrkB family protein — protein sequence MPRWVDEGWIILKESVSGYINDNALSHGAAMAFYATTSLAPILLIVVAIAGFVIGNDAAQLALTAEISGVMGPQSADLLKATLETASHGWSSALATLIGVVTLLVTASGVFGEMQQSLNEIWKVRPNGASLSRLVRARAASLGLVAALGFLLLVSLAASTAIAALGEIINRSLPFGELIVSAINTIVSFALIAFLFAAIYKVLPDRELTWRDVGVGALVTALLFTIGKSLIGWYIGTSAIATSYGAAGALMVVLVWVYYSAQIFLFGAEITRAYSLRRGSRPDLAPAVAADPPAAATAPPPARGASGIEVAVWIVIACLITALMSQTGANRPNRPR from the coding sequence ATGCCGCGCTGGGTCGACGAAGGCTGGATCATACTGAAGGAAAGCGTCAGCGGCTACATTAATGACAATGCGCTGAGCCATGGCGCGGCGATGGCTTTCTACGCCACCACGTCGCTAGCGCCGATCCTGTTGATCGTCGTCGCGATCGCCGGTTTCGTCATCGGCAACGATGCCGCCCAGCTGGCGCTGACGGCCGAGATATCGGGCGTGATGGGGCCACAGAGCGCCGACCTCCTGAAGGCCACGCTGGAGACCGCTTCGCATGGCTGGTCGAGCGCGCTTGCCACGCTGATCGGAGTGGTGACGCTTTTGGTCACGGCGTCGGGCGTCTTCGGCGAGATGCAGCAGTCGCTCAACGAAATCTGGAAGGTGAGGCCCAACGGGGCGTCGCTGTCGCGCCTTGTAAGGGCCAGGGCGGCGAGCCTCGGCCTCGTGGCTGCGCTCGGCTTCCTGCTCCTGGTCTCGCTCGCGGCCAGCACGGCGATCGCGGCGCTGGGCGAGATCATCAACCGGAGCCTGCCTTTCGGAGAACTGATCGTCAGCGCCATCAACACGATCGTTTCCTTCGCGCTGATCGCGTTCCTCTTCGCCGCGATCTACAAGGTCCTGCCCGACAGGGAGCTCACCTGGCGCGATGTCGGCGTCGGCGCGCTGGTCACTGCGCTGCTCTTCACCATCGGCAAGTCGCTCATCGGCTGGTACATCGGCACCAGCGCCATCGCCACCTCCTATGGCGCGGCCGGAGCCCTGATGGTGGTGCTGGTCTGGGTCTACTATTCGGCGCAGATCTTCCTCTTCGGCGCCGAAATCACCCGCGCCTATTCGCTGCGCCGCGGCAGCCGGCCGGACCTCGCGCCAGCGGTGGCCGCCGATCCGCCGGCAGCCGCCACCGCCCCGCCGCCGGCGCGCGGCGCCTCGGGCATCGAAGTCGCCGTATGGATTGTCATCGCCTGCCTGATCACCGCGCTGATGTCGCAAACCGGCGCCAACAGGCCGAACCGCCCGCGATAA
- a CDS encoding HD domain-containing protein, translated as MLHEAAKIAEQAHRGQKDKTGRPYIEHLRRVADAVETLDEKTVAYLHDIVEKGDGWTFERLQGAGFGLPVVAAVDALTRRMDESEEGFLYRAASNGLALPVKIADLRDNLWQAHQAGVAPEKYETGLAILDHLDSRG; from the coding sequence ATGCTTCACGAGGCAGCAAAGATCGCCGAGCAGGCTCATCGAGGCCAGAAGGACAAGACCGGTCGGCCCTATATCGAACATCTGAGGCGCGTTGCCGATGCCGTCGAGACGTTGGACGAAAAGACCGTCGCCTACCTGCACGACATTGTCGAGAAAGGCGACGGCTGGACCTTTGAGAGGCTGCAGGGCGCTGGTTTCGGCCTGCCGGTGGTGGCCGCGGTCGATGCGCTGACGCGGCGCATGGACGAGAGCGAGGAAGGTTTTCTCTACCGCGCCGCCTCGAACGGGCTGGCATTGCCGGTGAAGATAGCCGATCTGCGCGACAATCTCTGGCAGGCCCACCAGGCGGGCGTCGCGCCCGAGAAGTACGAAACCGGCCTTGCCATCCTCGACCATCTGGATTCCAGGGGCTGA
- a CDS encoding HTTM domain-containing protein: MPAPTDAIADWRPTPAMAARFAAWAAGTKGSSRSSALIRIGLAMLFWSRWAGELLLYRDQSPAGLFLAANFFLATILLFVGYHSRLAAVWTGSVGLAMYYYFGFDLGREPWTHHHAYLLAVAALLIALTPCDRSYSLDRYLAVTRAERLGVPPPAERGNLWGLRLIVVQLSVLYFFAAFDKSNHAFLSGARLEQIFLWFYAGSDYPSGLAWLATIVSVAVVVLEYGLAFGLPFRATRRYLVLPGLAFHAIIYVTLPVYTFSATMALLYLAYFDADAVDRVIARLQGIGSAATAGGEIS, from the coding sequence ATGCCTGCGCCGACTGACGCCATCGCCGACTGGCGTCCGACGCCGGCCATGGCGGCGCGCTTCGCCGCCTGGGCGGCCGGCACGAAAGGCTCGTCGCGTTCGTCCGCGCTGATCCGCATCGGCCTGGCGATGCTGTTCTGGTCGCGCTGGGCGGGCGAGCTGCTGCTCTATAGGGACCAGTCGCCGGCCGGCCTGTTTCTCGCCGCCAACTTCTTCCTCGCCACGATCCTGCTCTTCGTCGGCTATCACAGCCGTCTCGCCGCCGTCTGGACCGGCTCGGTCGGGCTGGCGATGTATTACTACTTCGGCTTTGATCTCGGCCGCGAGCCCTGGACCCACCACCATGCCTATCTGCTTGCCGTCGCGGCGCTCCTGATCGCGCTCACCCCTTGCGACCGCTCCTATTCGCTGGACCGCTATTTGGCGGTGACGCGGGCCGAGCGCTTGGGCGTTCCGCCGCCGGCGGAGCGCGGCAATCTGTGGGGGCTGCGGCTGATCGTGGTGCAGCTCTCGGTGCTCTATTTCTTCGCCGCCTTCGACAAGTCGAACCACGCTTTTCTGAGCGGCGCGCGGCTCGAGCAGATATTCCTCTGGTTTTACGCCGGTTCGGACTATCCGTCCGGCCTTGCCTGGCTTGCCACCATCGTGTCCGTCGCCGTGGTCGTGCTCGAATATGGCCTTGCCTTCGGCCTGCCGTTTCGCGCCACGAGGCGCTATCTGGTCCTGCCGGGCCTGGCCTTCCACGCCATCATCTATGTGACGCTGCCGGTCTACACGTTCAGCGCCACCATGGCGTTGCTCTATCTCGCTTATTTCGATGCCGATGCCGTGGACAGGGTGATCGCGCGTCTCCAGGGGATCGGATCGGCGGCGACCGCCGGAGGGGAAATTTCGTGA
- a CDS encoding ferritin-like domain-containing protein: MPTTKAASNKGLNELFHDTLKDIYFAEKKILATLPKMAKAAQDEALKAAFEKHRDQTQEHVARLEEVFEVIDKKPVGKTCQAIMGITEEGAEIMEEYKGSPSLDAGLLAAAQAVEHYEISRYGTLRTWAQELGLTEAVTLLDQTLNEEKETDVALTKLAESAVNVAAEAA, from the coding sequence ATGCCGACAACGAAAGCGGCCTCGAACAAGGGCCTCAACGAACTTTTCCACGATACGCTGAAGGACATCTATTTCGCCGAGAAGAAGATCCTGGCAACGCTGCCCAAGATGGCCAAGGCAGCGCAGGACGAGGCGCTAAAGGCCGCTTTCGAAAAGCACCGCGACCAGACCCAAGAACATGTCGCGCGTCTTGAGGAAGTGTTCGAGGTGATCGACAAGAAGCCGGTGGGCAAGACCTGCCAGGCGATCATGGGCATCACCGAGGAAGGCGCCGAGATCATGGAAGAGTACAAGGGCTCGCCCTCGCTCGACGCAGGCCTGCTGGCCGCGGCCCAGGCCGTCGAGCATTATGAGATTTCGCGCTACGGCACGCTCAGGACCTGGGCGCAGGAACTCGGCCTAACCGAGGCCGTCACCTTGCTCGACCAGACGCTGAACGAAGAGAAGGAAACGGACGTCGCGCTCACCAAGCTCGCCGAGTCCGCGGTCAACGTCGCGGCAGAGGCAGCCTGA
- a CDS encoding PAS domain S-box protein, with protein sequence MRMTGTGGIFRPNANADARLAAIVDSSYDAIIGKDLNSVITDWNYAAERMFGYSAEEVIGKSILILIPDHMHSEETEIIGRIRRGEGVGSLETTRKRKDGSLIAVSITVSPIRNNAGEIVGASQIARDITSAKESERRIRLLMREVNHRVKNQFAVILSMVRETSKRSTDPAEFEQMIRARIMALSRSHDLLVTSEWAGASLFDLVQEHLKPFGHEERISLSGPLLTLQSNAVQNLGMAFHELGTNSSKYGALAVDGGHVEITWKVEMGPDARRRFHLLWQETSGAAGIGVAERNGKEKGVAERKGFGTVVLQRVAPQSLSGSSSLERSDGSLKWALDAPLEAIIVPQLGADTDGDIAV encoded by the coding sequence ATGCGCATGACCGGTACAGGGGGGATCTTTCGTCCGAACGCCAATGCCGATGCTCGCCTCGCGGCGATCGTCGACTCTTCCTATGACGCCATCATCGGCAAGGACCTCAACAGCGTCATCACCGATTGGAACTACGCGGCCGAGCGCATGTTCGGCTACAGCGCGGAGGAGGTGATCGGCAAGTCGATTCTGATCTTGATCCCCGATCACATGCACAGCGAGGAAACCGAGATCATCGGCCGTATCCGCCGGGGCGAGGGCGTAGGCAGCCTTGAGACGACGCGCAAGCGCAAGGACGGCTCGTTGATCGCCGTGTCGATCACCGTCTCTCCCATCAGGAACAACGCAGGCGAGATCGTCGGCGCCTCGCAGATCGCCCGCGACATCACGTCCGCCAAGGAAAGCGAGCGCCGCATCCGGCTGCTGATGCGCGAGGTCAATCACCGCGTGAAGAACCAGTTCGCGGTGATCCTGTCGATGGTCAGGGAAACCAGCAAGCGCTCGACCGATCCGGCTGAGTTCGAGCAGATGATCCGCGCGCGCATCATGGCGCTGTCGCGCTCGCACGACCTTCTGGTGACCTCGGAATGGGCCGGCGCCAGCCTGTTCGACCTAGTTCAGGAGCATCTGAAGCCCTTCGGCCATGAGGAACGCATCTCGCTGTCCGGGCCGCTGCTGACGCTGCAGTCGAATGCGGTGCAGAATCTCGGCATGGCCTTCCATGAGCTCGGCACCAACTCCTCCAAATATGGCGCCCTTGCCGTCGACGGGGGCCATGTGGAAATCACCTGGAAGGTCGAGATGGGTCCGGACGCGCGGCGGCGGTTTCATCTTCTGTGGCAGGAGACGTCCGGCGCGGCAGGAATTGGGGTCGCTGAGAGGAATGGCAAGGAGAAGGGGGTCGCCGAACGAAAAGGGTTCGGCACGGTGGTGCTGCAGCGGGTGGCTCCGCAGTCGCTGAGCGGTTCTTCCAGCCTCGAACGCTCGGACGGCAGTTTGAAATGGGCGCTCGACGCGCCGCTCGAGGCAATCATCGTTCCGCAGCTCGGCGCCGATACCGACGGCGACATCGCCGTTTGA